Proteins encoded together in one Candidatus Bathyarchaeota archaeon window:
- a CDS encoding cupin domain-containing protein, with the protein MKSYMEVPEEAVEGMGVRDVRVRWLIGDDLGINFAIRRYEIEGRIPVHIHSHEHGIYVLSGSGKVWGGCGSTDLKPGHFLFVAPNEPHGFEIRVGNP; encoded by the coding sequence ATGAAGAGTTACATGGAAGTCCCCGAGGAGGCTGTGGAGGGGATGGGAGTTAGGGATGTGCGCGTGAGATGGCTTATAGGAGATGATTTAGGAATAAATTTTGCGATCCGCCGCTATGAGATCGAGGGGCGGATACCGGTCCACATCCATTCACATGAACATGGAATATACGTTCTGTCGGGCTCAGGAAAGGTTTGGGGAGGGTGTGGCTCAACGGATTTAAAACCGGGCCATTTCCTGTTCGTAGCTCCAAATGAGCCTCATGGATTCGAAATACGGGTGGGGAACCCCTAG
- a CDS encoding CPBP family intramembrane metalloprotease codes for MKRRPGLVALLTFIGVLALITFLDGLFIGFQMGFRSLSLEEAAVEAGKSMLILNEIVLLITALAFIRSVLKAGVGEVGFSIKGFNASDLRLGLFVGVGGWIASGVATAIILRFFPVEVPEWYKRLFTAASLSDLAVFLLLTWVLIGPCEELFFRGALQNALTRSGGAAAGILTAGLFFGLAHFDATLWVRSVGAFIVGVIYGVVYHRRRSLIPCMVAHSMNDTISFALAFYIH; via the coding sequence TTGAAACGTAGACCAGGTTTAGTGGCTCTCCTCACATTTATAGGGGTTTTAGCTCTTATAACTTTCTTGGACGGTTTGTTCATAGGCTTCCAAATGGGTTTTAGGAGTTTATCCCTGGAGGAGGCTGCGGTTGAGGCAGGTAAGTCCATGCTCATCCTTAACGAAATCGTACTCCTGATAACGGCTTTAGCCTTCATCAGAAGCGTTTTGAAGGCTGGGGTAGGTGAAGTGGGTTTCTCCATTAAGGGATTTAACGCGTCTGATCTCAGGCTAGGCTTGTTTGTAGGGGTGGGGGGATGGATCGCCTCAGGCGTGGCTACTGCCATCATATTAAGGTTCTTCCCAGTGGAGGTCCCCGAATGGTATAAGAGGCTGTTCACCGCGGCAAGTTTAAGCGACCTCGCAGTCTTCCTACTCTTAACCTGGGTTTTGATAGGTCCATGCGAGGAGCTTTTCTTCAGGGGGGCTCTACAAAACGCCTTAACCAGGTCGGGCGGAGCTGCCGCAGGGATACTGACGGCCGGACTTTTCTTCGGGCTGGCACACTTCGATGCGACGCTGTGGGTTAGGAGCGTGGGAGCGTTCATCGTAGGCGTAATATACGGAGTGGTCTACCATAGAAGGCGAAGCCTGATCCCGTGCATGGTCGCCCACTCGATGAACGATACTATAAGCTTCGCATTAGCCTTTTACATCCATTAA
- a CDS encoding aldehyde ferredoxin oxidoreductase family protein produces MTGYGYCGRILRVDLSTGRIGVEEPPEAFYRRYFGGEAVIGYYLLRELKPGVDPLGPDNLLIFATGVLTGHPFSGSGRNSVGGKSPLTGGFGCSEVGGYWGSMVKMAGYDAVVVSGRSERPCYLWIGDEDVEIRDGEHIWNRTTGEVEDALKNELGRGIHVAQIGPAGERMIRYACVINDLSHAAGRTGMGAVMGSKRLKAIAVKGSRPPEMAHPEIVREKARWLAENLDVEIPTGRTVRSLRETGTGGGLLSLNASGGLPTRNFREGSFEHAEEISGERMAETILAGRHTCFGCIIRCKRTVKVEEPFRVDPRYGGPEYETLASFGSNCGVWDLKAIAKANEICNAYGLDTISAGVSISFAMECYEEGLITDDDTGGIPLRFGDSKALLAILNQIVNREGFGRLLGEGVKRASEKLGRGSEKMAMHVKGLELPMHEPRLKKGLGIGYAISPTGADHCHNMHDTLYRGWTRNMAEIRSLGVLEPIPANALNPEKIRLLVYGSNWRHFTNCGVICYFTPWYYSETPSLVNAVTGWNTTTWELMKIGERAATMARIFNLREGFTSDADTLPERFSQPFVSGPTAGEKITREDVERCKKMYYGMMGWDENGVPTAEKLYELDIGWAASQLPEH; encoded by the coding sequence TTGACCGGTTATGGGTACTGCGGTAGAATTCTCAGGGTGGACCTTTCAACGGGAAGGATAGGCGTGGAGGAGCCCCCGGAAGCCTTTTACCGTAGATATTTTGGGGGTGAGGCCGTCATAGGCTACTACCTTTTAAGGGAGTTAAAACCGGGGGTGGATCCCCTAGGCCCTGACAACCTGCTCATATTCGCTACCGGGGTTTTAACGGGCCATCCGTTCAGCGGTTCAGGCCGCAACAGCGTGGGAGGTAAATCCCCGCTGACTGGAGGGTTCGGCTGCTCGGAAGTTGGGGGATATTGGGGTTCAATGGTGAAGATGGCTGGTTACGACGCAGTCGTAGTATCCGGGAGATCGGAGAGACCTTGCTATTTATGGATCGGAGATGAGGATGTCGAGATCAGGGATGGAGAGCATATATGGAATAGGACTACGGGCGAAGTCGAGGATGCCCTTAAAAATGAGCTGGGCAGGGGCATTCATGTGGCTCAGATAGGACCTGCAGGGGAGAGGATGATCAGATATGCATGTGTGATCAACGACCTCTCCCATGCGGCTGGGAGGACGGGCATGGGGGCGGTTATGGGCTCAAAGAGGTTGAAGGCTATAGCCGTGAAGGGGAGTCGCCCACCCGAGATGGCCCATCCCGAAATAGTGAGGGAAAAGGCTAGATGGCTCGCCGAGAACCTGGATGTGGAGATACCCACTGGCAGGACTGTGAGGTCGCTTCGCGAAACCGGCACAGGGGGAGGCCTCCTAAGCCTCAACGCCTCAGGGGGCTTGCCTACCAGGAATTTCAGGGAGGGATCCTTTGAGCACGCCGAGGAGATCTCCGGGGAGAGGATGGCTGAAACCATCCTGGCCGGTAGGCACACCTGTTTCGGATGCATCATAAGATGTAAAAGGACTGTTAAGGTTGAGGAGCCGTTCAGGGTGGATCCAAGGTACGGCGGACCTGAATATGAGACCCTGGCCTCCTTCGGATCCAACTGTGGAGTATGGGATTTGAAGGCCATAGCGAAGGCCAATGAGATATGCAACGCCTATGGATTGGACACCATCTCCGCGGGGGTCTCCATATCCTTCGCCATGGAATGCTATGAGGAAGGCTTAATCACTGACGATGACACGGGCGGCATACCCCTCAGGTTCGGCGACTCTAAAGCTCTACTGGCAATTTTAAACCAGATAGTGAATAGAGAGGGTTTTGGGCGGCTCCTAGGCGAAGGGGTTAAGAGGGCCTCGGAGAAATTAGGGAGGGGATCAGAGAAGATGGCCATGCATGTTAAAGGACTTGAATTGCCCATGCATGAGCCCAGACTTAAAAAGGGCCTCGGGATAGGATACGCCATCTCACCCACAGGCGCCGACCATTGCCATAACATGCACGACACCTTGTATAGGGGCTGGACGAGGAACATGGCTGAGATCCGATCCTTAGGTGTACTAGAGCCCATCCCCGCTAATGCCCTGAATCCTGAGAAGATAAGGCTCCTAGTCTACGGGTCCAATTGGAGGCACTTCACGAATTGCGGGGTGATCTGCTACTTCACCCCATGGTACTATTCCGAGACCCCAAGCCTGGTGAACGCTGTAACCGGCTGGAACACCACCACTTGGGAGCTCATGAAGATAGGGGAGAGGGCAGCGACCATGGCCAGGATCTTCAACTTAAGGGAGGGTTTCACCTCGGATGCAGATACCCTGCCTGAAAGATTTTCTCAGCCTTTTGTTTCAGGTCCAACGGCCGGAGAGAAGATAACCAGGGAGGATGTTGAACGCTGCAAGAAGATGTATTACGGAATGATGGGATGGGATGAGAACGGTGTCCCAACTGCTGAGAAGCTCTACGAGCTGGACATAGGATGGGCCGCCAGCCAGCTCCCAGAACATTAG
- a CDS encoding DUF4342 domain-containing protein, which produces MAACDKCGFRLPSKANYCPNCGSPTRRGIFEEIEAESDQLVRKVKELLHEGNVRRIIVRNEKGEVLLEIPATVGLVGAILAPWLAALGAIAAIATRCKITVERRQEASTGRG; this is translated from the coding sequence ATGGCTGCCTGCGATAAATGTGGTTTTAGGCTGCCTAGTAAGGCTAACTACTGCCCGAATTGCGGATCTCCCACAAGAAGGGGAATATTCGAAGAGATAGAAGCTGAATCCGACCAGCTTGTGAGGAAGGTTAAGGAGCTCCTCCACGAAGGCAACGTACGAAGGATCATAGTTAGAAACGAGAAGGGGGAGGTCCTCCTGGAGATACCTGCAACTGTGGGCCTCGTGGGGGCGATCCTAGCGCCTTGGCTCGCAGCCTTAGGTGCCATAGCCGCCATAGCTACGAGGTGTAAGATCACCGTAGAGAGGAGGCAAGAGGCATCCACCGGAAGAGGTTAG
- a CDS encoding 30S ribosomal protein S7 encodes MSKAVVDLKVFGKWPLEGVEVKDPGLAAYISLRPALMPHSGGRHEHQRFKKSTINIVERLVNNMMRHGRCGGKKVKAINIVRNAFEIIQLKTGVNPVQILIRALENSALCEEVTRIVYGGVAYPVSVDVSPQRRIDLALRFLCEGARQAALNNPKTIDECLAEEIILASERDSRSFAIKKRDEIERIALSSR; translated from the coding sequence TTGAGCAAGGCGGTTGTCGACCTTAAAGTGTTCGGTAAGTGGCCCCTCGAAGGAGTGGAGGTTAAAGACCCGGGGTTAGCTGCCTACATCTCCCTGAGGCCGGCCCTCATGCCTCATTCAGGGGGTAGACATGAGCATCAAAGATTCAAGAAATCGACCATAAATATAGTGGAAAGGCTGGTCAACAACATGATGAGACATGGAAGATGCGGTGGGAAGAAGGTTAAAGCGATCAATATTGTGAGGAACGCCTTTGAAATAATACAGTTGAAGACTGGTGTAAACCCTGTGCAGATACTTATAAGGGCTTTGGAGAACTCTGCCCTATGCGAGGAGGTCACGAGAATAGTTTACGGGGGGGTTGCATATCCCGTATCGGTGGATGTCTCGCCCCAGAGAAGGATAGATTTAGCCCTTAGGTTCTTATGTGAGGGGGCTAGACAGGCCGCTTTAAACAACCCGAAGACCATAGATGAATGCCTAGCTGAGGAGATAATTCTGGCTTCGGAGAGGGACTCAAGGAGCTTCGCCATAAAGAAGAGGGATGAGATAGAGAGGATAGCCCTTTCCTCGAGGTAA